In a single window of the Acinetobacter tibetensis genome:
- a CDS encoding LysR substrate-binding domain-containing protein: MATLKQFNYLISIVEEGGFIAASEKLFIAQSALSRQIKLLEEEVGFEIFDRADKKIKLTKAGQFFYAQLKNNVLNLEHIIENSKDIANGKNRLIKIAHSSTITMSLEKVKVFDQASKDLEVHFELNTLSSEDQVLALKTGHIDVGFIRPPVLNHLDELHMVKLYHEPLYVALHLNHMLAIEKSIKIQQLRHENFVSTPHAERGGLSYLVSNLCLSAGFTPKKAPIQSRKVSQLQLVAAEIGVCIVPEEFTEILPEQVKLIPLQAANSLSDVVMVWSQNADEVIQKSTEYLLHHLQR; encoded by the coding sequence ATGGCAACACTTAAGCAATTTAATTATCTGATTAGCATTGTCGAGGAGGGCGGCTTTATCGCGGCTTCTGAAAAGTTATTCATTGCCCAATCTGCTTTGAGCCGACAGATCAAGCTTTTGGAAGAAGAAGTTGGATTTGAAATTTTTGATCGGGCTGATAAAAAAATAAAACTCACTAAAGCGGGGCAATTTTTTTATGCTCAGCTTAAAAATAATGTATTGAACTTAGAACATATTATTGAAAATTCTAAAGATATCGCAAATGGGAAAAATCGACTCATTAAAATTGCACACTCAAGTACCATTACAATGAGCTTGGAAAAAGTCAAAGTGTTTGACCAAGCTTCAAAGGATCTCGAGGTTCATTTTGAACTCAATACTTTATCCTCAGAAGATCAGGTTCTAGCGCTCAAGACGGGTCATATTGATGTCGGTTTTATTCGCCCACCTGTTTTAAATCACCTTGATGAGTTACATATGGTAAAGCTCTACCATGAGCCATTATATGTCGCGTTACATCTAAACCATATGTTAGCCATAGAAAAAAGCATCAAAATTCAGCAGTTAAGGCATGAAAATTTTGTCTCGACACCGCATGCTGAACGGGGTGGACTGAGTTATTTAGTCTCAAACCTTTGTCTCAGTGCAGGTTTTACCCCAAAGAAAGCGCCCATTCAATCCCGTAAAGTGTCCCAACTTCAATTGGTTGCTGCTGAAATTGGAGTTTGTATTGTTCCTGAAGAATTTACAGAGATTTTGCCAGAACAGGTGAAGCTCATTCCTTTGCAGGCTGCAAATAGCTTGTCCGATGTGGTGATGGTATGGAGTCAAAATGCAGATGAGGTGATACAGAAAAGTACTGAGTATTTGCTGCATCATTTACAACGATGA
- the dusA gene encoding tRNA dihydrouridine(20/20a) synthase DusA, with protein MTINKNIENTQSPRISVAPMMDWTTKDYRFFARLFNPNVILYTEMVTTGAILFGDAKRHLDFNNQEHPIVLQLGGSNPKDLATCTKMAQDWGYDEVNLNVGCPSDRVQNNKIGACLMAEPDLVAECIAEMRNAVNIPVTVKHRIGIDDMHSYEEMLHFVDTVAKTGCDNFIVHARIALLQGLSPKENREVPPLRYEDVYRLKQERPNLLIEINGGIKTFAETQEHLKHVDGVMIGREAYHNPYLLAELGQLWNLDLPNRFDIIDQMLPYIAQRMAEGAPLSIITRHILGLFQNLPGARKWRQALSGGNAKTFADVENAIINIKEAMQRTEDYLKEQSV; from the coding sequence ATGACTATTAACAAAAACATTGAAAACACTCAATCTCCGCGAATCAGTGTTGCCCCGATGATGGATTGGACCACCAAGGACTATCGATTCTTTGCCCGTTTATTTAATCCAAATGTGATTTTATATACCGAAATGGTCACTACTGGTGCCATTCTTTTTGGCGATGCCAAACGCCATTTAGATTTTAACAATCAAGAACATCCAATCGTTTTACAACTCGGCGGCTCCAATCCTAAAGACTTAGCCACTTGCACAAAGATGGCACAAGACTGGGGCTATGATGAGGTCAATTTAAACGTTGGCTGCCCAAGTGACCGTGTACAAAACAATAAAATTGGTGCCTGCCTCATGGCAGAACCTGACCTCGTTGCAGAATGTATCGCTGAAATGCGCAATGCAGTAAATATTCCTGTCACCGTGAAACATCGTATCGGCATTGATGATATGCACTCTTATGAAGAAATGCTGCATTTTGTCGATACAGTGGCCAAAACAGGTTGTGATAATTTTATCGTACATGCGCGTATTGCGTTATTGCAGGGTTTATCTCCAAAAGAAAACCGTGAAGTTCCACCGCTGCGTTATGAAGATGTCTATCGACTCAAACAAGAACGCCCAAATCTACTGATTGAAATTAACGGCGGGATCAAAACCTTTGCTGAAACACAAGAACATCTCAAACATGTGGATGGTGTGATGATTGGTCGTGAGGCCTATCACAATCCGTACCTTTTGGCAGAACTGGGTCAATTGTGGAATTTAGACCTGCCTAATCGTTTTGATATCATCGATCAAATGCTGCCTTATATTGCTCAGCGTATGGCTGAGGGTGCTCCTTTATCGATTATCACCCGTCATATTCTGGGATTATTTCAAAACCTTCCGGGTGCTCGAAAGTGGCGTCAAGCTTTAAGTGGAGGTAATGCCAAGACTTTTGCAGATGTAGAAAATGCAATTATCAACATCAAAGAAGCAATGCAACGCACTGAGGATTACTTAAAAGAACAGTCGGTTTAA
- a CDS encoding zf-HC2 domain-containing protein yields MFSCRREVTPLLSERLDRPLLFREQTNLQLHLLACRSCRHYGKHVKTLSQLSKAFKKFDDGK; encoded by the coding sequence ATTTTCTCATGCAGACGTGAAGTCACCCCATTATTATCTGAAAGATTAGACAGACCACTTCTGTTTCGAGAGCAGACTAATTTACAACTTCATTTGTTGGCATGCCGTTCATGTCGTCATTATGGAAAACACGTCAAAACACTCAGTCAGCTTTCCAAAGCGTTTAAAAAGTTTGATGATGGTAAGTAG